One stretch of Prionailurus viverrinus isolate Anna chromosome C1, UM_Priviv_1.0, whole genome shotgun sequence DNA includes these proteins:
- the MOB3C gene encoding MOB kinase activator 3C yields MALCLKQVFAKDKTFRPRKRFEPGTQRFELYKKAQASLKSGLDLRTVVRLPPGENIDDWIAVHVVDFFNRINLIYGTMAERCSETSCPVMAGGPRYEYRWQDERQYRRPAKLSAPRYMALLMDWIEGLINDEDVFPTRVGVPFPKNFQQVCTKILTRLFRVFVHVYIHHFDSILSMGAEAHVNTCYKHFYYFIREFSLVDQRELEPLREMTERICH; encoded by the exons ATGGCACTGTGCCTGAAGCAGGTGTTCGCCAAGGACAAGACATTCCGGCCTCGGAAGCGCTTCGAACCAGGCACACAGCGCTTCGAGCTGTACAAGAAGGCACAGGCATCACTCAAATCAGGCCTGGACCTGCGCACTGTGGTCAGGCTGCCACCAGGAGAGAACATCGACGACTGGATCGCCGTGCACGTGGTGGACTTCTTCAATCGCATCAACCTCATCTATGGCACCATGGCTGAGCGCTGCAGTGAGACTAGCTGCCCGGTCATGGCCGGAGGGCCCCGCTATGAGTACCGCTGGCAGGACGAGCGCCAGTATAGGCGGCCTGCCAAGCTCTCAGCGCCGCGCTACATGGCCTTGCTTATGGACTGGATTGAGGGCCTCATCAATGACGAGGATGTCTTTCCCACTCGTGTTG GAGTTCCCTTCCCCAAGAACTTCCAGCAGGTCTGCACCAAGATCCTGACCCGCCTCTTCCGTGTCTTTGTCCACGTCTACATTCACCACTTTGACAGCATCCTCAGCATGGGGGCTGAGGCACATGTCAACACCTGCTATAAACACTTCTACTATTTCATCCGCGAGTTCAGCCTTGTGGACCAGCGGGAGCTAGAGCCACTG AGGGAGATGACAGAGCGGATCTGTCACTGA